A genomic segment from Leopardus geoffroyi isolate Oge1 chromosome A2, O.geoffroyi_Oge1_pat1.0, whole genome shotgun sequence encodes:
- the GPX4 gene encoding phospholipid hydroperoxide glutathione peroxidase isoform X2 → MNLSRLCRLLKPALLCGALAAPGLAGTMCASRDDWRCAQSMHEFSAKDIDGHMVNLDKYRGFVCIVTNVASQUGKTEVNYTQLVDLHARYAECGLRILAFPCNQFGRQEPGSNAEIKEFAAGYNVKFDMFSKICVNGDDAHPLWKWMKVQPKGRGILGNAIKWNFTKFLIDKNGCVVKRYGPMEEPLVIEKDLPCYL, encoded by the exons atGAACCTCAGCCGCCTGTGCCGCCTGCTGAAGCCGGCGCTGCTGTGCGGAGCCCTGGCCGCACCCGGCCTGGCCGGCACCATG TGTGCCTCCCGAGACGACTGGCGCTGTGCTCAGTCCATGCACGAGTTCTCAGCCAAGGACATCGATGGACACATGGTCAACCTGGACAAGTACCG GGGCTTCGTGTGCATAGTCACCAACGTGGCCTCGCAATGAGGCAAAACGGAGGTAAACTATACTCAGCTTGTCGACCTGCACGCCAGATACGCTGAGTGTGGTTTACGGATCCTGGCCTTCCCTTGCAACCAGTTCGGGAGGCAG GAACCAGGGAGTAACGCGGAGATCAAGGAGTTCGCTGCTGGCTATAATGTCAAGTTCGATATGTTCAGCAAGATCTGTGTGAACGGGGATGATGCCCACCCGCTGTGGAAGTGGATGAAAGTCCAGCCCAAGGGGAGGGGCATCTTGGGAAA TGCCATCAAATGGAACTTCACCAAG TTCCTCATTGACAAGAACGGCTGCGTGGTGAAGCGGTACGGTCCCATGGAAGAGCCCCTG GTGATCGAGAAGGACTTGCCCTGCTACCTCTAG
- the GPX4 gene encoding phospholipid hydroperoxide glutathione peroxidase isoform X1: protein MGRTAAGSPGRRGQRRRLPGRRRRRRVPPRRKAGACGRKRARPRRKEPRLERAGQAALATCDSGCGADSRDPCASRDDWRCAQSMHEFSAKDIDGHMVNLDKYRGFVCIVTNVASQUGKTEVNYTQLVDLHARYAECGLRILAFPCNQFGRQEPGSNAEIKEFAAGYNVKFDMFSKICVNGDDAHPLWKWMKVQPKGRGILGNAIKWNFTKFLIDKNGCVVKRYGPMEEPLVIEKDLPCYL, encoded by the exons ATGGGCCGCACAGCCGCCGGCTCCCCGGGTCGCCGCGGGCAGCGGCGCCGGTTGCCGggcaggcggcggcggcgccgaGTCCCCCCGCGGCGGAAGGCTGGGGCTTGCGGGCGCAAGAGGGCGCGCCCCCGACGGAAGGAGCCGCGTCTAGAGAGAGCGGGGCAGGCGGCGCTCGCGACCTGTGATAGCGGCTGTGGCGCCGATTCCCGGGATCCG TGTGCCTCCCGAGACGACTGGCGCTGTGCTCAGTCCATGCACGAGTTCTCAGCCAAGGACATCGATGGACACATGGTCAACCTGGACAAGTACCG GGGCTTCGTGTGCATAGTCACCAACGTGGCCTCGCAATGAGGCAAAACGGAGGTAAACTATACTCAGCTTGTCGACCTGCACGCCAGATACGCTGAGTGTGGTTTACGGATCCTGGCCTTCCCTTGCAACCAGTTCGGGAGGCAG GAACCAGGGAGTAACGCGGAGATCAAGGAGTTCGCTGCTGGCTATAATGTCAAGTTCGATATGTTCAGCAAGATCTGTGTGAACGGGGATGATGCCCACCCGCTGTGGAAGTGGATGAAAGTCCAGCCCAAGGGGAGGGGCATCTTGGGAAA TGCCATCAAATGGAACTTCACCAAG TTCCTCATTGACAAGAACGGCTGCGTGGTGAAGCGGTACGGTCCCATGGAAGAGCCCCTG GTGATCGAGAAGGACTTGCCCTGCTACCTCTAG
- the SBNO2 gene encoding protein strawberry notch homolog 2 isoform X1, translating into MLAAGPAMDGEFPQREPPPAGGILYSPPPLQSPLCGSGVQNTMLHYPWWSSFSPTPYPAFSSESHQFVNSTSFIVSQPCADTSCGPSAATPSFLPKTGDFPQDSTYLDDLSNASIFSSSVDSLSDIADTPDFLPADSLSQVPTIWDVSTGPSAQDKLLLPRGPWTGVEDPVSSLSSTPLLVSYQSQSQPEEEEEAEEEEGDELGHAETYADYVPSKSKIGKQHPDRVVETSTLSSVPPPDITYTLALPTSDSGALSALQLEAITYACQQHEVLLPSGQRAGFLIGDGAGVGKGRTVAGIILENFLRGRKKSLWFSVSNDLKYDAERDLRDIDAPGIAVHALSKIKYGDNTTSEGVLFATYSALIGESQAGGQHRTRIRQILEWCGEAFDGVIVFDECHKAKNASSTKMGKAVLDLQNKLPLARVVYASATGASEPRNMIYMSRLGIWGDGTPFRTFEEFLHAIEKRGVGAMEIVAMDMKVSGMYIARQLSFSGVTFRIEEIPLAPAFERVYNRAALLWAEALGVFQQAADWIGLESRKSLWGQFWSAHQRFFKYLCVAAKVHRLVELAREELARDKCVVIGLQSTGEARTREVLDQKDGQLDCFVSAAEGVFLSLIQKHFPSTKRKRERGVGNKRKRRPRGRGAKAPRLVCEVAGVIRISDDSSTESDAGLDSDFHSSPESVLDDDVVILDAIGLPADDRGPLCPLQRDPHGPGVLERVERLRQDLLAKVRALGRELPVNTLDELIDQLGGPEHVAEMTGRKGRVVSRPDGTVAFESRAEQGLSIDHVNLREKERFMSGEKLVAIISEASSSGISLQADRRVQNQRRRVHMTLELPWSADRAIQQFGRTHRSNQVSAPEYVFLISKLAGERRFASIVAKRLESLGALTHGDRRATESRDLSKYNFENKYGARALSCILTTILSQTENKVPLPQGYPGGDAAFFRDMKQGLLSVGIGGRESRSGCLDVEKDCSITKFLNRILGLEVHKQNALFQYFSDTFDHLIDVDKKEGKYDMGILDLAPGVDEIYEESQQVFLAPGHPQDGQVVFYKISVDRGLKWDEAFAKSLELTGPHDGFYLSYKVRDNKPSCLLAEQNRGKHFTVYKPNVGRQSQLETFDSLCRKFHWVTAEEAREHWENSYAFSLTHCSHTAWNRHCRLVQEGKDCVQGLRLRHHYMLCGALLRVWGRIAAVMADVTSSSYLQIVRLKTKDQKKQVGIKIPEGCVRRVLQELQLMDDDVKRKHARGRGLPAPPPPPALRPLELPCGPGEVLDLTYSPPAQAFPQPPPFAFPPPDPVPAPGGLPLGAPDSAADAAAAALAHQRRDINFKEVLEDMLRSLNAGPGAGAAGAPAGSGGPERQSVIQFGPPFPSS; encoded by the exons GACTCCACGTACCTCGACGACCTCTCCAACGCCTCCATTTTCTCCTCGTCCGTGGACTCCCTCTCAGACATCGCGGACACACCTGACTTCCTGCCGGCCGACAGCCTCAGCCAGGTGCCCACCATCTGGGATGTGAGCACTGGCCCCTCCGCCCAGGACAAG CTGCTCCTGCCCCGCGGGCCGTGGACGGGCGTCGAGGACCCCGTGTCCTCTCTCTCCAGCACCCCGCTCCTCGTCAGCTACCAG TCTCAAAGTCagcctgaggaggaggaggaggcagaggaggaggagggggacgaGCTGGGCCACGCAGAGACCTACGCCGACTACGTGCCCTCCAAAT CCAAGATCGGGAAGCAGCACCCTGACCGCGTGGTGGAGACTAGCACGCTGTCCAGTGTCCCACCGCCAGACATCACCTACACCCTTGCCCTGCCCACCTCGGACAGCGGGGCCCTGTCTGCCCTGCAGCTGGAGGCCATCACCTACGCCTGCCAG CAACACGAGGTCCTGCTCCCCAGCGGGCAGCGGGCCGGCTTCCTCATTGGCGACGGTGCGGGCGTCGGCAAGGGGCGCACGGTGGCTGGCATCATCCTGGAGAATTTCCTGCGGGGCCGGAAGAAGTCACTGTG GTTCAGCGTCTCCAACGATCTCAAGTATGACGCGGAGCGCGACCTTCGGGACATCGACGCCCCCGGCATCGCGGTGCACGCGCTGAGCAAG ATCAAGTACGGCGACAACACTACCTCAGAGGGCGTCCTCTTTGCCACCTACTCCGCCCTGATCGGGGAGAGCCAGGCCGGCGGGCAGCACCGTACGCGCATCCGCCAGATCTTGGAGTGGTGCGGGGAGGCCTTCGACGGAGTC ATCGTGTTTGACGAGTGTCACAAAGCCAAGAATGCCAGCTCCACGAAGATGGGCAAGGCTGTCCTGGATCTGCAGAACAAGCTGCCCCTGGCCAGGGTGGTCTACGCCAGCGCCACAG gtgcctctgagcCCCGGAACATGATCTACATGAGCCGCCTGGGCATCTGGGGGGACGGCACGCCCTTCCGAACCTTCGAGGAGTTTCTGCATGCCATCGAGAAGAG GGGCGTGGGCGCCATGGAGATCGTGGCCATGGACATGAAAGTCAGCGGCATGTACATCGCACGCCAGCTCAGCTTCTCCGGCGTCACCTTCCGCATCGAGGAGATCCCGCTGGCCCCAGCCTTCGAGCGCGTCTACAACCGCGCGGCCCTGCTG TGGGCCGAGGCCCTGGGCGTGTTCCAGCAGGCCGCCGACTGGATTGGCCTGGAGTCCCGCAAGTCCCTGTGGGGCCAGTTCTGGTCGGCCCACCAGCGCTTCTTCAAGTATCTCTGTGTGGCCGCCAAAGTGCACCGGCTGGTGGAGCTGGCCCGGGAGGAGCTGGCCCGGGACAAG tGTGTGGTCATCGGGCTGCAGTCCACGGGTGAGGCTCGGACCCGGGAGGTGCTGGACCAGAAGGACGGGCAGCTCGATTGCTTTGTCTCCGCCGCCGA GGGTGTCTTTTTGTCACTAATTCAGAAGCACTTTCCTTCAACCAaaagaaagcgagagagaggagTTGGCAATAAGAGAAAAC GGCGGCCACGGGGCCGTGGGGCCAAGGCGCCCAGGCTGGTGTGCGAGGTGGCGGGCGTGATCCGGATCAGTGACGACAGCAGCACCGAGTCAGATGCCGGCCTGGACAGTGACTTCCACTCCTCCCCTGAGTCCGTGCTGGATGACGACGTAGTCATTCTGGACGCCATCGGGCTGCCGGCCGATGACCGCG GGCCCCTGTGCCCCCTGCAGCGAGACCCACACGGCCCCGGTGTCCTGGAGCGTGTGGAGCGGCTGAGGCAGGACCTCCTGGCCAAGGTGCGGGCGCTGGGCCGGGAGCTGCCCGTCAACACTCTGGACGAGCTCATCGACCAGCTTGGGGGTCCCGAGCACGTGGCTGAG atgaCTGGCAGGAAGGGCCGTGTGGTGTCCAGGCCCGATGGGACAGTGGCCTTTGAGTCTCGGGCAGAGCAAGGCCTCTCCATCGACCATGTGAACCTCAGAGAGAAGGAGCGCTTCATGagtggggagaag CTCGTGGCCATCATCTCCGAGGCCTCCAGCTCTGGCATCTCCCTCCAAGCGGACCGCCGCGTCCAGAACCAGCGACGCCGGGTCCACATGACACTGGAGCTGCCCTGGAGCGCGGACCGGGCCATCCAGCAGTTCG GCCGGACCCACAGGTCCAACCAGGTCTCTGCCCCCGAGTACGTCTTCCTCATCTCCAAGCTGGCCGGGGAGCGAAGGTTCGCCTCCATCGTCGCCAAGCGGCTGGAGAGCCTG GGGGCTCTGACCCATGGGGACCGCCGCGCCACTGAGTCCCGTGACCTGAGCAAGTACAACTTTGAGAACAAG TACGGCGCCCGGGCCCTCAGCTgcatcctcaccaccatcctgAGCCAGACTGAGAACAAGGTGCCGCTGCCCCAGGGCTACCCCGGAGGAGATGCCGCCTTTTTCCGGG ATATGAAGCAGGGCCTGCTGTCGGTTGGCATTGGTGGGCGTGAGTCCCGGTCTGGCTGTCTGGATGTGGAGAAGG actGCTCCATCACCAAGTTCCTGAACCGCATCCTGGGGCTAGAGGTGCACAAGCAGAACGCGCTGTTCCAGTATTTCTCCGACACCTTCGACCACCTCATCGATGTGGACAAGAAGGAGGGCAAATACGACATGGGCATCCTGG ACCTGGCGCCAGGCGTTGATGAGATCTATGAGGAGAGCCAGCAGGTGTTCCTTGCCCCTGGGCACCCACAGGACGGGCAGGTGGTCTTCTATAAG ATCAGCGTGGACCGCGGCCTGAAATGGGACGAGGCTTTCGCCAAGTCCCTGGAGCTGACGGGCCCCCACGACGGCTTCTACCTCTCCTACAAG GTCCGGGACAACAAGCCCAGCTGCCTCCTGGCGGAGCAGAACCGCGGCAAGCACTTCACGGTGTACAAGCCTAACGTGGGCCGGCAGAGCCAGCTGGAGACCTTCGACAGCCTGTGCCGGAAGTTCCACTGG GTGACAGCGGAGGAGGCCAGGGAGCACTGGGAGAACAGCTACGCCTTCTCGCTGACGCACTGCAGCCACACCGCATG GAACCGGCACTGCCGGCTGGTGCAGGAGGGCAAGGACTGCGTGCAGGGCCTGCGGCTGCGCCACCACTACATGCTGTGCGGGGCCCTGCTGCGCGTGTGGGGCCGCATCGCCGCCGTCATGGCCGACGTCACCAGCAGCAGCTACCTGCAGATCGTGCGCCTCAAGACCAAGGACCAGAAGAAGCAAGTCG GCATCAAGATCCCCGAGGGCTGCGTGCGCCGCGTGCTGCAGGAGCTACAGCTCATGGACGACGACGTCAAGCGCAAGCACGCGCGGGGCCGGGGCCTCCCCGCGCCGCCTCCACCGCCCGCCCTGCGCCCACTCGAGCTGCCTTGCGGCCCCGGCGAGGTCCTGGACCTCACCTACAGCCCGCCGGCCCAGGCCTTCCCGCAGCCCCCGCCCTTTGCCTTCCCGCCCCCCGACCCCGTGCCGGCCCCCGGCGGCCTGCCCCTGGGCGCCCCGGACTCCGCAGCCGACGCCGCCGCCGCGGCCTTGGCACACCAGCGCCGTGACATCAACTTCAAGGAGGTGCTGGAGGACATGCTGCGCTCCCTCAACGCCGGGCCAGGCGCCGGGGCAGCCGGAGCGCCCGCGGGGAGCGGGGGGCCCGAGCGGCAGAGCGTCATCCAGTTCGGCCCCCCCTTTCCCAGCTCATAG
- the SBNO2 gene encoding protein strawberry notch homolog 2 isoform X2, with amino-acid sequence MSQLRLWLHLAALNKDSTYLDDLSNASIFSSSVDSLSDIADTPDFLPADSLSQVPTIWDVSTGPSAQDKLLLPRGPWTGVEDPVSSLSSTPLLVSYQSQSQPEEEEEAEEEEGDELGHAETYADYVPSKSKIGKQHPDRVVETSTLSSVPPPDITYTLALPTSDSGALSALQLEAITYACQQHEVLLPSGQRAGFLIGDGAGVGKGRTVAGIILENFLRGRKKSLWFSVSNDLKYDAERDLRDIDAPGIAVHALSKIKYGDNTTSEGVLFATYSALIGESQAGGQHRTRIRQILEWCGEAFDGVIVFDECHKAKNASSTKMGKAVLDLQNKLPLARVVYASATGASEPRNMIYMSRLGIWGDGTPFRTFEEFLHAIEKRGVGAMEIVAMDMKVSGMYIARQLSFSGVTFRIEEIPLAPAFERVYNRAALLWAEALGVFQQAADWIGLESRKSLWGQFWSAHQRFFKYLCVAAKVHRLVELAREELARDKCVVIGLQSTGEARTREVLDQKDGQLDCFVSAAEGVFLSLIQKHFPSTKRKRERGVGNKRKRRPRGRGAKAPRLVCEVAGVIRISDDSSTESDAGLDSDFHSSPESVLDDDVVILDAIGLPADDRGPLCPLQRDPHGPGVLERVERLRQDLLAKVRALGRELPVNTLDELIDQLGGPEHVAEMTGRKGRVVSRPDGTVAFESRAEQGLSIDHVNLREKERFMSGEKLVAIISEASSSGISLQADRRVQNQRRRVHMTLELPWSADRAIQQFGRTHRSNQVSAPEYVFLISKLAGERRFASIVAKRLESLGALTHGDRRATESRDLSKYNFENKYGARALSCILTTILSQTENKVPLPQGYPGGDAAFFRDMKQGLLSVGIGGRESRSGCLDVEKDCSITKFLNRILGLEVHKQNALFQYFSDTFDHLIDVDKKEGKYDMGILDLAPGVDEIYEESQQVFLAPGHPQDGQVVFYKISVDRGLKWDEAFAKSLELTGPHDGFYLSYKVRDNKPSCLLAEQNRGKHFTVYKPNVGRQSQLETFDSLCRKFHWVTAEEAREHWENSYAFSLTHCSHTAWNRHCRLVQEGKDCVQGLRLRHHYMLCGALLRVWGRIAAVMADVTSSSYLQIVRLKTKDQKKQVGIKIPEGCVRRVLQELQLMDDDVKRKHARGRGLPAPPPPPALRPLELPCGPGEVLDLTYSPPAQAFPQPPPFAFPPPDPVPAPGGLPLGAPDSAADAAAAALAHQRRDINFKEVLEDMLRSLNAGPGAGAAGAPAGSGGPERQSVIQFGPPFPSS; translated from the exons ATGTCCCAGCTGCGGCTCTGGCTGCACCTCGCGGCTCTCAACAAG GACTCCACGTACCTCGACGACCTCTCCAACGCCTCCATTTTCTCCTCGTCCGTGGACTCCCTCTCAGACATCGCGGACACACCTGACTTCCTGCCGGCCGACAGCCTCAGCCAGGTGCCCACCATCTGGGATGTGAGCACTGGCCCCTCCGCCCAGGACAAG CTGCTCCTGCCCCGCGGGCCGTGGACGGGCGTCGAGGACCCCGTGTCCTCTCTCTCCAGCACCCCGCTCCTCGTCAGCTACCAG TCTCAAAGTCagcctgaggaggaggaggaggcagaggaggaggagggggacgaGCTGGGCCACGCAGAGACCTACGCCGACTACGTGCCCTCCAAAT CCAAGATCGGGAAGCAGCACCCTGACCGCGTGGTGGAGACTAGCACGCTGTCCAGTGTCCCACCGCCAGACATCACCTACACCCTTGCCCTGCCCACCTCGGACAGCGGGGCCCTGTCTGCCCTGCAGCTGGAGGCCATCACCTACGCCTGCCAG CAACACGAGGTCCTGCTCCCCAGCGGGCAGCGGGCCGGCTTCCTCATTGGCGACGGTGCGGGCGTCGGCAAGGGGCGCACGGTGGCTGGCATCATCCTGGAGAATTTCCTGCGGGGCCGGAAGAAGTCACTGTG GTTCAGCGTCTCCAACGATCTCAAGTATGACGCGGAGCGCGACCTTCGGGACATCGACGCCCCCGGCATCGCGGTGCACGCGCTGAGCAAG ATCAAGTACGGCGACAACACTACCTCAGAGGGCGTCCTCTTTGCCACCTACTCCGCCCTGATCGGGGAGAGCCAGGCCGGCGGGCAGCACCGTACGCGCATCCGCCAGATCTTGGAGTGGTGCGGGGAGGCCTTCGACGGAGTC ATCGTGTTTGACGAGTGTCACAAAGCCAAGAATGCCAGCTCCACGAAGATGGGCAAGGCTGTCCTGGATCTGCAGAACAAGCTGCCCCTGGCCAGGGTGGTCTACGCCAGCGCCACAG gtgcctctgagcCCCGGAACATGATCTACATGAGCCGCCTGGGCATCTGGGGGGACGGCACGCCCTTCCGAACCTTCGAGGAGTTTCTGCATGCCATCGAGAAGAG GGGCGTGGGCGCCATGGAGATCGTGGCCATGGACATGAAAGTCAGCGGCATGTACATCGCACGCCAGCTCAGCTTCTCCGGCGTCACCTTCCGCATCGAGGAGATCCCGCTGGCCCCAGCCTTCGAGCGCGTCTACAACCGCGCGGCCCTGCTG TGGGCCGAGGCCCTGGGCGTGTTCCAGCAGGCCGCCGACTGGATTGGCCTGGAGTCCCGCAAGTCCCTGTGGGGCCAGTTCTGGTCGGCCCACCAGCGCTTCTTCAAGTATCTCTGTGTGGCCGCCAAAGTGCACCGGCTGGTGGAGCTGGCCCGGGAGGAGCTGGCCCGGGACAAG tGTGTGGTCATCGGGCTGCAGTCCACGGGTGAGGCTCGGACCCGGGAGGTGCTGGACCAGAAGGACGGGCAGCTCGATTGCTTTGTCTCCGCCGCCGA GGGTGTCTTTTTGTCACTAATTCAGAAGCACTTTCCTTCAACCAaaagaaagcgagagagaggagTTGGCAATAAGAGAAAAC GGCGGCCACGGGGCCGTGGGGCCAAGGCGCCCAGGCTGGTGTGCGAGGTGGCGGGCGTGATCCGGATCAGTGACGACAGCAGCACCGAGTCAGATGCCGGCCTGGACAGTGACTTCCACTCCTCCCCTGAGTCCGTGCTGGATGACGACGTAGTCATTCTGGACGCCATCGGGCTGCCGGCCGATGACCGCG GGCCCCTGTGCCCCCTGCAGCGAGACCCACACGGCCCCGGTGTCCTGGAGCGTGTGGAGCGGCTGAGGCAGGACCTCCTGGCCAAGGTGCGGGCGCTGGGCCGGGAGCTGCCCGTCAACACTCTGGACGAGCTCATCGACCAGCTTGGGGGTCCCGAGCACGTGGCTGAG atgaCTGGCAGGAAGGGCCGTGTGGTGTCCAGGCCCGATGGGACAGTGGCCTTTGAGTCTCGGGCAGAGCAAGGCCTCTCCATCGACCATGTGAACCTCAGAGAGAAGGAGCGCTTCATGagtggggagaag CTCGTGGCCATCATCTCCGAGGCCTCCAGCTCTGGCATCTCCCTCCAAGCGGACCGCCGCGTCCAGAACCAGCGACGCCGGGTCCACATGACACTGGAGCTGCCCTGGAGCGCGGACCGGGCCATCCAGCAGTTCG GCCGGACCCACAGGTCCAACCAGGTCTCTGCCCCCGAGTACGTCTTCCTCATCTCCAAGCTGGCCGGGGAGCGAAGGTTCGCCTCCATCGTCGCCAAGCGGCTGGAGAGCCTG GGGGCTCTGACCCATGGGGACCGCCGCGCCACTGAGTCCCGTGACCTGAGCAAGTACAACTTTGAGAACAAG TACGGCGCCCGGGCCCTCAGCTgcatcctcaccaccatcctgAGCCAGACTGAGAACAAGGTGCCGCTGCCCCAGGGCTACCCCGGAGGAGATGCCGCCTTTTTCCGGG ATATGAAGCAGGGCCTGCTGTCGGTTGGCATTGGTGGGCGTGAGTCCCGGTCTGGCTGTCTGGATGTGGAGAAGG actGCTCCATCACCAAGTTCCTGAACCGCATCCTGGGGCTAGAGGTGCACAAGCAGAACGCGCTGTTCCAGTATTTCTCCGACACCTTCGACCACCTCATCGATGTGGACAAGAAGGAGGGCAAATACGACATGGGCATCCTGG ACCTGGCGCCAGGCGTTGATGAGATCTATGAGGAGAGCCAGCAGGTGTTCCTTGCCCCTGGGCACCCACAGGACGGGCAGGTGGTCTTCTATAAG ATCAGCGTGGACCGCGGCCTGAAATGGGACGAGGCTTTCGCCAAGTCCCTGGAGCTGACGGGCCCCCACGACGGCTTCTACCTCTCCTACAAG GTCCGGGACAACAAGCCCAGCTGCCTCCTGGCGGAGCAGAACCGCGGCAAGCACTTCACGGTGTACAAGCCTAACGTGGGCCGGCAGAGCCAGCTGGAGACCTTCGACAGCCTGTGCCGGAAGTTCCACTGG GTGACAGCGGAGGAGGCCAGGGAGCACTGGGAGAACAGCTACGCCTTCTCGCTGACGCACTGCAGCCACACCGCATG GAACCGGCACTGCCGGCTGGTGCAGGAGGGCAAGGACTGCGTGCAGGGCCTGCGGCTGCGCCACCACTACATGCTGTGCGGGGCCCTGCTGCGCGTGTGGGGCCGCATCGCCGCCGTCATGGCCGACGTCACCAGCAGCAGCTACCTGCAGATCGTGCGCCTCAAGACCAAGGACCAGAAGAAGCAAGTCG GCATCAAGATCCCCGAGGGCTGCGTGCGCCGCGTGCTGCAGGAGCTACAGCTCATGGACGACGACGTCAAGCGCAAGCACGCGCGGGGCCGGGGCCTCCCCGCGCCGCCTCCACCGCCCGCCCTGCGCCCACTCGAGCTGCCTTGCGGCCCCGGCGAGGTCCTGGACCTCACCTACAGCCCGCCGGCCCAGGCCTTCCCGCAGCCCCCGCCCTTTGCCTTCCCGCCCCCCGACCCCGTGCCGGCCCCCGGCGGCCTGCCCCTGGGCGCCCCGGACTCCGCAGCCGACGCCGCCGCCGCGGCCTTGGCACACCAGCGCCGTGACATCAACTTCAAGGAGGTGCTGGAGGACATGCTGCGCTCCCTCAACGCCGGGCCAGGCGCCGGGGCAGCCGGAGCGCCCGCGGGGAGCGGGGGGCCCGAGCGGCAGAGCGTCATCCAGTTCGGCCCCCCCTTTCCCAGCTCATAG